AGGAATTGGAGCAGGAAAATATTGTGATGGTCAAGTACTTGTAACCAATGACTTACTAGGTTTATACTCAGACTTATCACCAAAGTTCGTTAAGCAGTATGCGAATCTATCTGATATAATTAAGGATGCAGTGAAACAATACGCTACCGAAGTGAAAGCAGTTGAATTCCCGGAAGCTAAGCATGCATTTTCTATAGATGAAGCGGTATTGAGTAAGCTTTATTGAAAAGGGGGAAATAATAAATGAGCTTAATTACGAATAACAAAGCCTTGATTAATGCGTTAAAGGAAGCGAAAGATAATAAGCAAACGGTAGGTTTTGTGCCTACTATGGGTTTTTTGCATGAGGGACATCAATCCCTTATTAAAAAAGCTGTAGAAGAAAATGATATTGTTGTGGTAAGCATTTTCGTTAATCCTACCCAGTTTGCGCCTAATGAAGACTTTGATAGCTATCCAAGAGATATAGAACGAGATTACAAAATGGCAAGGGAAGCTGGCGCAGATATTGTATATCATCCAGATATAGAAGATATTTATCCAAATGGTGCAGCAACCTTTGTTGAGGTTGAAGGAGATATTACGAAAAAGTTATGTGGAGCTTCAAGGCCAAGCCATTTTAAAGGTGTAACAACGGTGGTTCATATTTTATTTAATATTGTCATGCCGGATAGAGCCTACTTTGGACAAAAGGATGCACAACAAGTTATAGTTGTTAAAAAAATGGTTAAAGATTTGCATATGAAGGTTGATGTAGTTGTTTGCCCAATTGTTAGAGAACTGGATGGTCTTGCTATGAGTTCTAGAAATGTATACTTAAGTCAAGAAGAGAGAGAGCAAGCATTGGTATTAAATAGAGCATTACATGAAGCACAAAATAAATATAAGCAAGGCGAGGTTGGTGCTGCTAACTTAAAAGCATTTATAATAGAAACGATACAAACCCAGCCACTTGCTAAAATTGATTATGTTGAAATACTTGATGGTGATTCACTAGAAGAAATGAAAGAAATTAAGAAACCGGTACTTGTTGCAGTAGCAGTAAAATTTGGAAAAACCAGATTAATTGATAATATATTTATAGACTAGGCATCTTCAAAAACAAGAATGATTTAACCGAATGTGGAGGTTTCGTAACATTGACAGATTTGTGGGCACATATAGAGCTTATTTACTAGAAAAAATCTACTATTACAACAGTTATTTTGCCAATGGAAAGAGGTGAATATTATGTTTTTAACAATGTTTAAAGCTAAGCTTCATAGAGCTACTGTGACAGACGCTAATATCGATTACGTAGGAAGTATTACAATTGATAAAGAGCTCATGGAGAAATCCGGTATTATATGTGGTGAGAAGGTTCAAGTTGTAAATATAAACAATGGAGAGCGGTTTGAAACCTATACCATAGAAGGTGATTATGGAAGTGGTGTCATTTGTTTAAATGGAGCTGCAGCAAGGTTAGCGCAACCTAGAGATAAGGTGATTATCATAGCCTATGCGATGATGACTCAAGAGGAAGCAAAAACCTTTGAACCAAATGTATTAATTCTAAATGATAACAATAAAATTATAGACATAAAGCATGAAGAAATTCATGGCAGAATGGAGTAATAGGAGAGGAAACAAATGATTAATATTGTGATTACAGCAGGCGGTACAGTAGAAGATATTGATGAGGTAAGGAAAATTACCAATACCAGCACAGGGTTATTAGGTACATTTCTTTGTGATGAAGCAATTATGTATATGGAACAAAATGAAATCATCGATTATAGAATCCATTACGTTGCATCTGCAACAGCAATGAAACCAGAAATAGAAGATGAAGCCTTGAATCATGTTGAGCTGTATGAGGTTACCAATACGGAAAGTGTTTTGAAGACTATAAGAGAGATATTTTCTAAACAAAAAATCGATTTCTTTGTCCACTGCATGGCAATCTCGGATTTTACAATAGATCATATCATACCGATTGATTTGCTTGCAGAAGAAATTAGGCAAAAGCTTCAAGATGCTTCCAAAGAAGATTGGGTGCAGCTTATAACAGATATTATAAAAAATCCTAAAGGAACAATTAGTCAGGAAAAGAAGGTTTCTTCAGGTGATGATTTGATTTTAACGCTAAAGAAAACTCCTAAAATCATATCTACTTTAAAAGAATATAATAAAGATCTTTTTTTAGTAGGATTTAAGCTGTTAAAAAATGTATCTGAAGATGAACTTATAACAGCAGCCAATAAATTAGAAGAGAAAAATGGTTGTGACTTAGTACTAGCAAATGATTTGCAGAGCATTCAAGAAGGAAATCATACTGGACTACTTATAAAAAACAGTGAAGTAATTGGTAGATTTGAAGGGAAGAAAAACATTGCAAAAGCAATTGTATACCAAATGCTTAAAGGAGTGTAGTGAAATGAAAAAAAATATTGTTGTTGGTGTTACAGGCGGCATTGCCTGTTATAAAGCAGTTGAAATTGTGAATGCTCTTGTGAAAAAGGGCTACGAGGTACATGTTATTATGACAGAAAATGCTACAAGGTTCGTTACGCCCTTAACCTTTCAGACTCTTTCAAATCATAAGGTTGCCGTTAATATGTTTGATGAAGTTGATAAGTGGGATACTGAGCATATTTCTTTAGCGCAGGAAGCTGAGATATTTTTAATTGCCCCTGCAACCGCAAACGTCATTGGTAAAATTGCCAATGGAATTGCAGATGATATGTTGACAACTACAGTTATGGCAACAAGAGCACCAGTTTTGATTGCTCCAGCCATGAATACTGCAATGTGGGAAAATCCAATCATTCAAAATAATGTTAAGGTATTAAAAAGCTATGGATATGAAATACTAGATACTGATGTAGGAAGATTAGCCTGTGGCGATATAGGAAGTGGTAAATTATTAAGTTGGGAAAAGATTGTTGAAAGAATAGAAGAAATTTCAGCAGCTATTAGGTGATCAAATGAATATTGGAAAACTAGAATTAGGCAACAAGGTGCTTTTGGCTCCAATGGCGGGAGTGACAGATATGCCCTTTAGACTTTTATGTAAAGAACAAGGTTGTGGCTTGGTATATACGGAAATGGTAAGTGCGAAAGCAATTATGTATCGTAATCCCAAATGTGATTTATTGTTACAAACGCACAAAGCGGAAGGTCCAGTAGGAGTTCAATTGTTTGGTAGTGATCCCAAAATACTTGCAGAGATGGCGCAAAAAATTGATAGTGATGCTGTTTCTGTTTTTGATGTAAATATGGGATGTCCTGTGCCAAAGGTAGTAAACAACGGTGAGGGATCAGCTCTAATGAGAAACCCTAAGCTTATTGGAGAAATTGTAAAGGCAATTTCTGATAGGGTAGAAAAGCCAGTTACAGTTAAAATTAGAAAGGGCTTTGATGAAAGCTCAATCAATGCAGTAGAAGTGGCAAAAATAGCAGAAGCAAATGGTGCTAATGCAATCACCATCCATGGTAGAACGAGAGAGCAATACTACTCAGGGAAAGCGGATTGGGATATTATTAGACAGGTAAAAGCTGCAGTAGCTATTCCTGTAATAGGTAATGGAGATATATTTAGCCCTATAGATGCAAAAAGGATGTTAGAAGTAACAGGCTGTGATGGTGTTATGGTAGCAAGAGGTGCACAAGGAAACCCTTGGATTTTTAAAGAAATTCTTCATTATCTAGAAACATCAGAGCTACTAGAAAGACCTTCGATCTCAGAAATAGTAGATACTATTATGAGACATACTAAGTTATTAATTGATTTAAAAGGTGAGTATATTGGTGTTAGGGAAATGAGAAAACATATTTCTTGGTATACGAAGGGCATGAAAAATTCCTCAAAGATTAGACAGGAAATCAATCACGTCGAAAGTTTTATAAGCTTGAAGAATTATATTGAACTACTATGTGTATAATACAACCTTAGTTGGCAATAGATTATAATAAAAGTCAAATAAGGTGTAATATGGGAAAAAGGTATGCTTATGTTGATTGCTTTGAAGAAATCAAACAAATACCCTTTGGGAATCCACTCATAAAGTTTTGTGGAGATAAAACAATTAGAAAACATTCGATAAAGAAATTTCCAAATACAATAGAAGACATATCATATGGAAGTGTGCCAGGTTTTTACATAAGAATTCCTGTCATAAAGCCGACTAAGCAGGAAGATGAAGATTACATAACCAGTATTATACAAGCATTTAATCAACATCTTATAAATTATGATATTGATATATTGATTTTAGATGACGCACTAAAAAGATATAGGCGTCAGTTTAATATGTCTATTTCCGATGGAGGTATCTTAGGAGTACTGTATATTAATGAAGTAATAGAAGAAGCAAAAAAACGTATCCATAAACCTTATAAGGATATTCGGTATGTTATAGTAGATGGTGCATCTACGGATACGGAATATGTATTAGATCACGCTGCTTATGATATGAATACATTAACCCTTGTTACAGAAACACCATCCCGTTATGAAAGCAAGCTTGCAGATATCTATGATGAATGTGGTTTGGCGGTACAGGTGAAAGGTAAGGGGCTTCGCCAACAGATTGATGGAGATATCATCATCCACTGCAACAAGGATAATGACAAACTTTATTATTGCTATCAGGACAATGGAATATTAATAGATTTCGTTTCGAGTGAAGAAGTATTGCTGCAGACGAAAATCAAGAGAAAGGATTTGGCGATCATTCATAAATTTGAGCCAAATTATTTAGAACAGAAATGGAACGCAGATATATTACTAGGAATTATATTAAATAGCGACCGAGTGTTGAAGAATATGTACGTACATGGTTATAGATATAATGTTAAGGATAGAATTGATAAGGCACTTAATAAATACCCTATAAAATTCGAGTTAAAGCTCTTCTAACTTATGGCCTAGAGGATGAATTCTCTTGACAATAAAAATAGTTTAAGTTATAATAGCAAGAATAATTATGCATTTATGTGCTGTATAATATGGGGTTAATGTTATAATAGAATAGTAAATAGGAAGGTGCAGGAGAATGGCAGAGAAAAGAATTATACTCACGTATAGTGGTTTAAAAGAACTAGAAGAAGAATTACAAAATCTTAAGGTTATTAAACGAAAAGAAATAGCTGAAATCATTAAGGAAGCAAGAGCACAAGGTGATTTATCTGAAAATGCTGAATATGATGCAGCGAAGGATGAACAAGGAGAAATTGAAGCAAGAATTGCTCATCTTGAAAAAATGCTGAAAAATGTCGAAGTAATAGATGAAGATGAAGTTGATTTGAGCACGATTAATATAGGGTGCAAAGTTAGACTTTATGATTATGATATGGATGAGGAAGTGGATTTTGCTATTGTTGGTTCTGCTGAATCCGCGCCACTTTTAGGTAAAATTTCAAATGAATCACCAGTGGGTGAAGCTTTACTTGGACTCGCGGTAGGTCAAGAGACTTCTGTAGATACACCAGCAGGGTCAATAAAGTTTAAGGTTTTAGAAATACACAGATAAGTAGAAACGAAGGAGTGTTTGAAGGTGTCAGAAGAAAATAACAATCAAGTTGAAGAACTGGATTTAAATGAATTGCTCAAAATTAGAAGAAATAAGCTTAAAGAACTTCAAGATCAGGGAAAAGACCCTTTTGAAGTGACTAAATTTGATGTTTCCCATCAGGGTAAGGATATTTTCGAACAATTTGAAGCCCTTGAAGGTCAAATAGTGACGGTAGCAGGAAGAATTATGACCAAAAGAATTATGGGAAAAGCTTCTTTTTGCCATATTCAAGATATTAGTGGACAAATCCAAGCCTATGTAAAGAAGGATGGAATTGGTGAAGAGGACTATACTATTTTTAAGCACTATGACCTTGGAGATATCATTGGAATTAAAGGTGAGGTATTTAGAACTCAAAAGGGTGAAATATCAATCAAGGCAGAAAAGATTACTCTTTTATCAAAAAGCCTACAAATATTACCAGAAAAATTCCATGGCTTAAAGGATACTGATGTTAGATATCGTCAAAGATATTTAGATCTTATTGTGAATCCAGAAGTAAAAAACACTTTCATAAAACGTTCACAGATTATAAAGGAAATTAGAAGCTTCTTAGATGATAGAGATTTTTTAGAGGTTGAGACTCCTATGTTAATTGATATACCTGGTGGTGCAGCCGCAAGACCATTTGTAACTCATCATAATGCACTTGATATGAAGGTGCATATGCGTATATCTCTTGAACTTTACTTAAAAAGATTAATAGTTGGTGGCTTTGATCGTGTATATGAAATCGGAAGAGTTTTTAGAAATGAAGGCCTTTCTGTTAGACATAATCCTGAATTTACACTTCTTGAGTTATATCAAGCGTACACAGATTATTATGGCATGATGGATTTAACTGAAGATTTGTTCAGATACTTAGCTACAAAAGTATTGGGTAAGACAACAGCTACTTATGATGAAGTTGAAATTGACCTTGGTAAACCATTTGAACGATTAACGATGGTTGAGGCAGTTAAGAAATTTACAGGTATTGATTTTAATGAAGTCAAGGATGATGAAGAGGCTAAAAAAATTGCTAAAGAAAAAAATATTGAAGTCAAAGCTCATTTAAAAAAAGGCGATGTTATCAATCTTTTCTTTGAAGCTTTTGTAGAACATCATTTAGTCCAACCAACCTTTATTATGGATCATCCAGTAGAGATTTCTCCACTCGCAAAGAGAAAACCAGATCAACCTGAATACACAGAAAGATTTGAATTGTTCATTACTAAGCGAGAATTTGCAAATGCATTTTCAGAGCTTAACGATCCAATAGATCAAAGAGGTCGCTTTGAGCACCAAGAATCTTTAAGAGCTGCGGGAGATGAAGAAGCTAATATGATAGACGAAGACTTCTTGACAGCCCTTGAATATGGCATGCCACCAACAGGTGGACTTGGAATTGGTATTGATCGTTTGATTATGCTACTTACAGATTCATATTCTATTAGAGACGTACTATTATTCCCTACAATGAAAAGTAAATAAATAATAAAATAAGCCATTGCATTTTTTATGCAAGGCTTTTTTTATTTGCGGGGAAAGTTCTGCATATGCAATTGGAAAAAAGCGGTAGGTGAAATGTAATGGATGGATTTACAAGTTTTACAAAAAATTTTGGAAAATTTTCACAGGAGGCTTCCTGCTGAATAAACAAGTATTACATAGATTGTCGTATGTTGCTTCACATTGAATGAAAGGTTTCGGTGCACAATAAGGAAAGTAAAATCATTTTATAATAATAACTGTCGAAAAGGATCATTTGATGTGCTATAATAAAAAACATGTAATGGTATGACACATTATATTATTCATACGGGGTGAAAGAAAATGGACAAAGAAACACTAAGAGAAAAATTAGAGAAGATTGAGGAACAAGAAATCACGAATGCTATAAAAAAGAGTAATAAATTAAACAAACGCGCAGTAAAAGGCTGGTTAGTTCTTTTGGGATGTGGGATCACTATTGTTATTATTGGGCTTTTATATAGATTTACTGGTAAGGGTGAAAGTATTCATTTTTCTAATCCAAAAATGTACGGTACAATTGTAGATCTGAATGATTTTATGATAGTAGATAATACGTTAGCAATTAATTATTCACCAAGAATACCTATTAGAGGCATTTTTTTAACTGCAAACACAGCAGGAATTCAAACTTCACTTGATAACCTTATTAAGCTAGCAAATGAAACAGAAATCAATGCGTTTGTTATTGATGTTAAAAATGATGATGGACACATTACTTATGATATGGATATCCCTTTGGTCGACCAAATTGGTTCAGAATATTATGCAATAAAAGATATTGACGTGGTGATGGATAAGTTGTACGATAATAACATATATCCTATTGCTAGAATTGTAGCCTTTAAGGATCCTTATTTATCTAGTCATGTTACGGAGTATGCAATTAAAAATCAAGATGGTAGCCTATTTCAATACAAAAATATTACTTGGATTAGTCCATACAATAAGGATGCTTGGAAGTATATTATTGATGTAGCCAAAGAGGCTGCTAAGTCAGGGTTTAAAGAAATTCAATTTGATTATATCCGTTTTGAAGCAACACATTCTTTAGAAGGTGCAAATTTTGGAGCGACAGCAGATACAACTAAAAGTAGGACTGAGGTTATTGTAGAATTCATTGAATATGCTCAGAAAGAGCTTGAGCCCTATGATGTTGCTATATCGGCAGATGTTTTTGGTACTATAATCATCAGTGCCATAGATGCAAATATGATTGGCCAAAATTATTATGAAATGTCAAAAAGACTTGACGTAATCTGCCCTATGGTATATCCTTCACATTATGGAAGAGGTTATTATGGAGTACCAGCATCTCAACCTCCAGACTTATTTCCATATGAGATAATATATGGATCAATGCAAGACTCTAATAAAGTAATTGATACAATACCTAAAGGTGAAAATAGGCCAATTGTACGTCCTTGGCTACAAGCCTTTACTGCTTCCTACCTTGGTGGGGGCAATTATATGACATATGATGGGGATGCAATTAAAAAACAAATACAAGCTGCCTATGACGCGGGACTTGATGAATGGTTACTATGGAATTCTGGTAATCGATATTATAAAGAAGGACTAATAGGTAAATAAAGTAGGTGATTTCATGTTAGATAACGAAAAAGTTTGTCTTATGACTAAGATTGCAGTATATGAAAAGAGCAAAGGCAAACAGGACATTATGAGAGCACAATATCATCAAAAAGATTATATATCTTTAAATAACTTTAAAATGCAATTAAGTGTGACTTTTGCATTAATCATACTCTTTAGCATAGAGTTTTCAAGCATTGTTATGGACTCTTCGGTTACTGCAACGACTACTTTGCTAATTGGTATAGGAGTTAAGTATTTGTTGATTTGGTTATTATTTATGATTGGATATACCATATTATCTACTATAAATAATAAAAAAGAATATCTTGAATCAAAACACCGAATCGAGGAGTATGAAACATTACTCAATGATTTAGATAAAATCCAATAGGAACAGTAAGGGAGGATAAAATGACAAAACTGTTTGAAATAAAAGAAATGATCATTAACCTTTACACCAGATTTGAAAGAGCTATAGTTCCTATAGGTAAATTTTTATTGTTCTTTATTGTACTAGTTTTGACAAATGGATTTTTTAACTCAAAGCTGTCAATTAGCGAATTTTTAATGATGGTATTATTAGCAACCATCTCTATTTTTATACCAGCAAGCTGGATCGTAATATTGATTATTGCATTTATTAGTTTTCAGCTAGTAGCAATATCACTTGAGGCAACACTAACCTTAGCAATAGCCATGCTTATTATATATTTATTGTTTATTCGGATTTATCCAAAGATGGCCTACTTCGTTATACTTGTGCCACTTTTATTTGCTCTTAAGATTGGTTATGTTATTCCTATATTTGCAGGATTGTTTTTTGGCCCCAGTGCTATCATTGCAGTTTGCACTGGAGTTTTGGTTTTTAAATTTGCAACGTATATTCCTGGATTGTTGCAGCTTCAGTCAGAATCCTTATACGATATGCCACAAACGATTATGCTTATGTATAAGTATATGGTCAATATAATGATTACAGATACTAGTATATTGTTAACTATCATTGTATTTGCTGCTGTTCTAATAGTTACGTATATTGTAAGCAAATTAGAATATGATTATGTATGGTATATCGCAATTGGGGCGGGCACTACAGTTAATATGCTTGGATTTATAATTGGAATACTTATTTTAAAGTCTGATATATCAATTATTGGAGTTCTTATTGGTAGTATTGTTGCTGGAGCTATTTGTGCTGCTGCTCAGTTTATGAGATTTTCACTTGATTATCCTAGGACTGAAAAGGTACAATTTGAAGATGAAACGTATTATTATTTTGTAAAAGCGGTACCTAAGGTTAAGATTACAAGAAAAGAAAAAGCGATAACAAAAATTAAGTAACAATATAAGAGGTGTTATAGTGGTTACATTTTCAGAAGTCTGGCAAAACTTAAAACTTCTTACATACCAATTACCAATCATAAATATCAAGGACATCATTGAGATTTGTATGATTGCTTTTGTCATTTACCAAGTTATCAAATGGGTAGAAGGAACACGCGTATGGATGCTTGTAAAAGGCATATCCGTATTATTTACGATCGCTATCATTGCGATGATTTTTCAATTAAATACGATATTATGGATATTTGCAAATACAATTAGTGTTGGTATTACAGCCCTCTTAATTGTGTTCCAACCTGAACTAAGGAAGGCATTAGAGCAATTAGGTAGAAAGAACCTTTTTGCTTCTATTAATATTTTTGAAGAACAGAGGGATAGAGCTGAGAAATTAACCATTGATATCATTGAAGAATTACTTAAAGCAGTGAATGAAATGTCAAAAGCAAAAACGGGTGCACTTATTGTTGTAGAACAGGATATCAGATTAGATGAGTATGAAAGAACGGGAATTCACATCGATGCTATCGTATCCAAGCAAATGATTGTAAACATTTTTGAACACAATACACCTTTGCATGACGGTGCGGTAATCATTAGGCACAATAGAATTGTTGCGGCAACTTGCTATTTACCGTTATCAGAAAACATGACTTTAAGCAAGGAGCTTGGAACAAGACATAGAGCTGCTGTAGGGTTAACTGAGGTAACAGACAGTATTATTATTGTTGTATCTGAGGAAACAGGTCATATTTCTATGGCATTGGGTGGAAATTTAATTAGAAATGTTGACACGGAATATTTGAAAAACAAGCTAGTTTATGTTCAAAAGAAGATTGTAGATGTCAACAAATTCAAGATATGGAAAGGTAGACATAAACATGATAAAAAAGATAACGAATAGATTAGGTTGGAAAATCGTTTCAGTTATTGCAGCATTTTTTCTATGGCTACTTGTTGTAAATTATGATGATCCAATTATTACGAGACCACCCTTTAACAATGTAACGGTAGTTAAGTTAAATGCAAGTGCTATAACAACACAAAATAAAGCAATTGAGTATTTAGAAGGTGAAACAGTTGATGTAACCGTAAGAGGGAAGCGTTCAATTGTTAATCGTTTAAGTACTAGTGATATTAGAGCATATGTAGATTTATCAAAGGTATCCATTACAGGTGCAATAGATATTGAAATAGATGTTCCAGATGGAATTCAAATAGTTAAAAAAAGTCCTGGAGATATGAAAATTGCGCTTGAAAATATCATCTCTGTTCAAAAAGAGGTTCAATATTATTTTGATGGTGAACCAAGTGAATCCTATGTGGCATTAGATCCTGTTATTACACCAAGTATAATACAAATTACTGGGCCAGAATCTCAGGTAAACTTAGTATCAAGTGTTGTAGTACCCATAAATATAAAGGGGGTAAATAAGGATATTACATTGTTTGCTACACCACAAGCACTTGATAAAGATAAAAAGGTTGTATCTACAATAACAACAAATGTGGATCGAGTTCAGGTATCAGTACCAATCATCAAGAAGAAAGTTGTTCCTATTATCTTTGAACAAGTGGATGACGTGGCACCTGGATATCGTTTAACTGAGGTTAAAATAAGTGTTAATGATGTAAGTATTATGGGCAAGGAGGAAGTTCTTAAGGGTATAGACTCGATCATCATTAATAGCATTTACCTTGCAGGGCAAACAGAAGATATTACTGTCCAAGTATCTCTTGAGGAGCTACTAGAGCCTAATGAAATTACAATATTGAATGAAGAAAAGATTGCTACAATAACTCTTATAATTGATAAGCTAGAGGAAAAGAAAATTTCAGTAGATGCGGACGATATTAGCATGAAAAACATTCCGAAAGGTTATCGGGCAACAATCAGTAGCAGTACACCAATTACTTTAACAGTGAAAGGTACAAAGAGTGACTTAAATAAAGTATCAATTGTATCCTTAAATCCTTATATTTCTTTAAACGGTTTAGTGGAAGGTATAAATGATGTGAAATTAAACTTTACATTATCAACCAATGTCCAAATGGTTACCGCGCCATCATCAATTAAAGTTGATATGATCAAAGAAGAATAAATAGATTAATAAAAAACAGCCGATGT
The genomic region above belongs to Firmicutes bacterium HGW-Firmicutes-1 and contains:
- a CDS encoding pantoate--beta-alanine ligase, with protein sequence MSLITNNKALINALKEAKDNKQTVGFVPTMGFLHEGHQSLIKKAVEENDIVVVSIFVNPTQFAPNEDFDSYPRDIERDYKMAREAGADIVYHPDIEDIYPNGAATFVEVEGDITKKLCGASRPSHFKGVTTVVHILFNIVMPDRAYFGQKDAQQVIVVKKMVKDLHMKVDVVVCPIVRELDGLAMSSRNVYLSQEEREQALVLNRALHEAQNKYKQGEVGAANLKAFIIETIQTQPLAKIDYVEILDGDSLEEMKEIKKPVLVAVAVKFGKTRLIDNIFID
- a CDS encoding aspartate 1-decarboxylase, with translation MFLTMFKAKLHRATVTDANIDYVGSITIDKELMEKSGIICGEKVQVVNINNGERFETYTIEGDYGSGVICLNGAAARLAQPRDKVIIIAYAMMTQEEAKTFEPNVLILNDNNKIIDIKHEEIHGRME
- the coaBC gene encoding bifunctional phosphopantothenoylcysteine decarboxylase/phosphopantothenate--cysteine ligase CoaBC, with the protein product MKKNIVVGVTGGIACYKAVEIVNALVKKGYEVHVIMTENATRFVTPLTFQTLSNHKVAVNMFDEVDKWDTEHISLAQEAEIFLIAPATANVIGKIANGIADDMLTTTVMATRAPVLIAPAMNTAMWENPIIQNNVKVLKSYGYEILDTDVGRLACGDIGSGKLLSWEKIVERIEEISAAIR
- a CDS encoding tRNA dihydrouridine synthase DusB translates to MNIGKLELGNKVLLAPMAGVTDMPFRLLCKEQGCGLVYTEMVSAKAIMYRNPKCDLLLQTHKAEGPVGVQLFGSDPKILAEMAQKIDSDAVSVFDVNMGCPVPKVVNNGEGSALMRNPKLIGEIVKAISDRVEKPVTVKIRKGFDESSINAVEVAKIAEANGANAITIHGRTREQYYSGKADWDIIRQVKAAVAIPVIGNGDIFSPIDAKRMLEVTGCDGVMVARGAQGNPWIFKEILHYLETSELLERPSISEIVDTIMRHTKLLIDLKGEYIGVREMRKHISWYTKGMKNSSKIRQEINHVESFISLKNYIELLCV
- a CDS encoding transcription elongation factor GreA; its protein translation is MAEKRIILTYSGLKELEEELQNLKVIKRKEIAEIIKEARAQGDLSENAEYDAAKDEQGEIEARIAHLEKMLKNVEVIDEDEVDLSTINIGCKVRLYDYDMDEEVDFAIVGSAESAPLLGKISNESPVGEALLGLAVGQETSVDTPAGSIKFKVLEIHR
- the lysS gene encoding lysine--tRNA ligase; protein product: MSEENNNQVEELDLNELLKIRRNKLKELQDQGKDPFEVTKFDVSHQGKDIFEQFEALEGQIVTVAGRIMTKRIMGKASFCHIQDISGQIQAYVKKDGIGEEDYTIFKHYDLGDIIGIKGEVFRTQKGEISIKAEKITLLSKSLQILPEKFHGLKDTDVRYRQRYLDLIVNPEVKNTFIKRSQIIKEIRSFLDDRDFLEVETPMLIDIPGGAAARPFVTHHNALDMKVHMRISLELYLKRLIVGGFDRVYEIGRVFRNEGLSVRHNPEFTLLELYQAYTDYYGMMDLTEDLFRYLATKVLGKTTATYDEVEIDLGKPFERLTMVEAVKKFTGIDFNEVKDDEEAKKIAKEKNIEVKAHLKKGDVINLFFEAFVEHHLVQPTFIMDHPVEISPLAKRKPDQPEYTERFELFITKREFANAFSELNDPIDQRGRFEHQESLRAAGDEEANMIDEDFLTALEYGMPPTGGLGIGIDRLIMLLTDSYSIRDVLLFPTMKSK
- a CDS encoding sugar fermentation stimulation protein; the encoded protein is MDKETLREKLEKIEEQEITNAIKKSNKLNKRAVKGWLVLLGCGITIVIIGLLYRFTGKGESIHFSNPKMYGTIVDLNDFMIVDNTLAINYSPRIPIRGIFLTANTAGIQTSLDNLIKLANETEINAFVIDVKNDDGHITYDMDIPLVDQIGSEYYAIKDIDVVMDKLYDNNIYPIARIVAFKDPYLSSHVTEYAIKNQDGSLFQYKNITWISPYNKDAWKYIIDVAKEAAKSGFKEIQFDYIRFEATHSLEGANFGATADTTKSRTEVIVEFIEYAQKELEPYDVAISADVFGTIIISAIDANMIGQNYYEMSKRLDVICPMVYPSHYGRGYYGVPASQPPDLFPYEIIYGSMQDSNKVIDTIPKGENRPIVRPWLQAFTASYLGGGNYMTYDGDAIKKQIQAAYDAGLDEWLLWNSGNRYYKEGLIGK
- a CDS encoding TIGR00159 family protein, whose protein sequence is MIAFVIYQVIKWVEGTRVWMLVKGISVLFTIAIIAMIFQLNTILWIFANTISVGITALLIVFQPELRKALEQLGRKNLFASINIFEEQRDRAEKLTIDIIEELLKAVNEMSKAKTGALIVVEQDIRLDEYERTGIHIDAIVSKQMIVNIFEHNTPLHDGAVIIRHNRIVAATCYLPLSENMTLSKELGTRHRAAVGLTEVTDSIIIVVSEETGHISMALGGNLIRNVDTEYLKNKLVYVQKKIVDVNKFKIWKGRHKHDKKDNE